In Paramormyrops kingsleyae isolate MSU_618 chromosome 5, PKINGS_0.4, whole genome shotgun sequence, one DNA window encodes the following:
- the LOC111847727 gene encoding C-reactive protein-like isoform X4: MFPHRQLGVVVAAVLFGLSSASEGLGGNALLFPSETDYSYVKLVPQKPLQLQAFTLCMTLATELDGKREIILFAYRTKDFDELNVWREKDGRLSFYLSGDGVFFNMPPLSTFKTNVCVTWNSTTGLSAFWMDGKRSARQVYKPGHTTRTPGTVILGQDPDIYLGKFDSKQSYVGEISNVNMWDYVLSDSDIQALHCDRSVPKGNIFDWNSIKYKNIGNVLIIPDGHSNTIPIIGLC, from the exons ATG TTTCCACACAGGCAACTGGGGGTCGTTGTGGCAGCCGTCCTGTTCGGTCTTTCGTCGGCCTCTGAAG GATTAGGTGGAAACGCCCTTCTGTTTCCCAGCGAGACCGACTACAGCTATGTCAAACTAGTGCCCCAGAAACCCTTGCAGCTGCAAGCCTTCACGCTGTGCATGACGCTGGCCACAGAGCTGGATGGCAAGCGGGAGATCATCCTCTTCGCCTATCGCACCAAGGACTTTGACGAGCTGAACGTGTGGCGTGAGAAGGACGGCCGTCTGTCCTTCTACCTCAGTGGGGACGGCGTGTTCTTTAACATGCCCCCACTCAGCACCTTCAAGACGAACGTGTGCGTCACCTGGAATTCCACCACGGGCCTGTCTGCGTTTTGGATGGATGGGAAGAGAAGTGCGCGGCAGGTGTACAAACCAGGGCATACGACTCGTACCCCAGGCACCGTGATTCTGGGTCAGGACCCTGACATCTACCTGGGGAAGTTTGACTCTAAACAGAGTTACGTTGGTGAAATTTCAAATGTTAATATGTGGGACTATGTCCTTTCTGACAGTGATATCCAGGCCTTGCACTGTGATCGCTCTGTCCCTAAAGGAAACATTTTTGACTGGAATtctattaaatataaaaatatcggTAATGTCTTAATCATACCTGATGGCCATAGTAATACAATACCAATTATAGGGTTGTGCTAG
- the LOC111847727 gene encoding C-reactive protein-like isoform X3 — translation MFPHRQLGVVVAAVLFFGLSSASEGLGGNALLFPSETDYSYVKLVPQKPLQLQAFTLCMTLATELDGKREIILFAYRTKDFDELNVWREKDGRLSFYLSGDGVFFNMPPLSTFKTNVCVTWNSTTGLSAFWMDGKRSARQVYKPGHTTRTPGTVILGQDPDIYLGKFDSKQSYVGEISNVNMWDYVLSDSDIQALHCDRSVPKGNIFDWNSIKYKNIGNVLIIPDGHSNTIPIIGLC, via the coding sequence GATTAGGTGGAAACGCCCTTCTGTTTCCCAGCGAGACCGACTACAGCTATGTCAAACTAGTGCCCCAGAAACCCTTGCAGCTGCAAGCCTTCACGCTGTGCATGACGCTGGCCACAGAGCTGGATGGCAAGCGGGAGATCATCCTCTTCGCCTATCGCACCAAGGACTTTGACGAGCTGAACGTGTGGCGTGAGAAGGACGGCCGTCTGTCCTTCTACCTCAGTGGGGACGGCGTGTTCTTTAACATGCCCCCACTCAGCACCTTCAAGACGAACGTGTGCGTCACCTGGAATTCCACCACGGGCCTGTCTGCGTTTTGGATGGATGGGAAGAGAAGTGCGCGGCAGGTGTACAAACCAGGGCATACGACTCGTACCCCAGGCACCGTGATTCTGGGTCAGGACCCTGACATCTACCTGGGGAAGTTTGACTCTAAACAGAGTTACGTTGGTGAAATTTCAAATGTTAATATGTGGGACTATGTCCTTTCTGACAGTGATATCCAGGCCTTGCACTGTGATCGCTCTGTCCCTAAAGGAAACATTTTTGACTGGAATtctattaaatataaaaatatcggTAATGTCTTAATCATACCTGATGGCCATAGTAATACAATACCAATTATAGGGTTGTGCTAG